A window of Terriglobales bacterium contains these coding sequences:
- a CDS encoding DUF503 domain-containing protein, with product MIAVLTLELRIEGAKSLKDKRQCVRSLKDKLRVSFNVAVAELDQSDLWQRATVGVVSISDSKDYLQGLMENVERAAARIANNAGGEVVDSFVNYLDGDE from the coding sequence ATGATTGCAGTCCTGACGTTGGAACTTCGGATCGAAGGCGCGAAGTCGCTGAAGGATAAGCGGCAATGTGTCCGCAGTCTGAAGGACAAATTGCGTGTAAGCTTTAATGTTGCCGTAGCCGAGTTGGACCAATCTGATCTGTGGCAGCGTGCTACGGTCGGTGTAGTGAGCATCTCCGACTCGAAGGATTATCTTCAGGGATTGATGGAGAATGTGGAGCGCGCTGCGGCCAGGATTGCCAACAATGCTGGCGGCGAAGTGGTGGATAGTTTTGTGAACTATCTCGATGGAGATGAGTAG
- the ribH gene encoding 6,7-dimethyl-8-ribityllumazine synthase: MIKSIHKLLVPKREEDYRALLAFFDALGLMHGESWNGRRSKGVKLDAPEAGIELGIGEGFPDCDIVIECDDANVLYAQAKRHGLKVTADIESLDWGATMFTLEMPAGYGKLAVFSYNENWRNKTIEAELNASGMRFAIVVSRFNAFVTERLLAGALQALRQTGAKNEDIDIVRVPGAFEIPSMSRTLAETKKYSAVLCIGCLLRGDTAHYDVIVNEVTRGIGQSSQETGIPHAFGVLTCDTLEQAIDRAGLKAGNKGFEAGLAAVEMASLKSKVVSG, encoded by the coding sequence ATGATCAAGTCAATCCATAAGCTGCTTGTGCCGAAGCGCGAGGAGGATTATCGTGCGCTGCTCGCCTTTTTTGACGCGCTCGGGTTGATGCATGGAGAGTCGTGGAACGGCCGTCGTTCGAAGGGCGTGAAGCTGGATGCGCCGGAAGCGGGCATTGAGCTTGGCATTGGCGAAGGCTTTCCCGACTGCGATATCGTCATCGAATGTGACGACGCGAACGTGCTCTACGCACAGGCGAAGCGGCATGGATTGAAGGTGACCGCGGATATCGAGTCGCTCGATTGGGGCGCGACGATGTTCACCCTGGAAATGCCCGCCGGATACGGCAAACTGGCCGTCTTCTCCTACAACGAGAACTGGCGCAACAAGACGATCGAAGCCGAACTGAATGCGTCGGGAATGCGATTCGCCATCGTCGTATCGCGGTTCAATGCGTTCGTCACCGAACGGTTGCTGGCCGGTGCATTGCAGGCCCTGCGTCAGACGGGCGCAAAGAACGAAGACATCGACATCGTGCGCGTGCCGGGCGCATTTGAGATTCCGAGCATGTCGCGTACTCTGGCCGAGACGAAGAAGTACAGTGCCGTCCTTTGTATCGGCTGTCTGTTACGTGGCGATACTGCCCACTACGACGTGATCGTCAACGAAGTCACACGCGGCATCGGGCAATCATCGCAGGAAACCGGCATTCCTCACGCGTTCGGCGTGTTAACCTGCGACACGCTGGAACAGGCGATCGACCGTGCTGGTTTAAAAGCAGGGAACAAAGGCTTCGAAGCGGGCTTGGCGGCGGTGGAAATGGCATCGCTCAAAAGCAAAGTAGTCAGTGGTTAG
- the rimP gene encoding ribosome maturation factor RimP translates to MASVEEAVREIADRVAASYGLEVWDLEFRGAGGKARMLRIYIDKPEGVTLEDCENVSREVSTILDVEDPIKGSYTLEVSSPGLDRKLRNASDYERFRGSLVKVQTLEPVNGTRNFEGRLQEVNDGRVTLELPAKGKGKKQQPGGTVEIAIANVAKGNLVPEF, encoded by the coding sequence ATGGCGAGCGTCGAAGAAGCCGTAAGGGAGATAGCGGATCGCGTAGCGGCTTCGTACGGGCTGGAAGTATGGGATCTCGAGTTTCGGGGCGCCGGCGGCAAGGCGCGGATGTTGCGCATTTATATCGATAAGCCGGAAGGCGTCACGCTGGAAGATTGCGAGAACGTCAGCCGGGAAGTGAGTACGATCCTCGATGTCGAAGACCCGATCAAGGGGTCGTACACGCTGGAAGTTTCGTCTCCGGGACTCGATCGAAAGCTGCGGAACGCGAGCGATTACGAACGCTTCCGCGGAAGTTTGGTCAAAGTGCAGACGCTTGAGCCAGTAAACGGAACGAGAAATTTTGAAGGCCGCTTGCAGGAAGTGAACGACGGGCGCGTGACGCTCGAACTTCCCGCCAAGGGTAAAGGAAAGAAGCAGCAACCCGGTGGCACGGTGGAGATTGCGATCGCCAACGTGGCAAAAGGGAACCTTGTACCAGAGTTCTGA
- a CDS encoding DUF2141 domain-containing protein, with the protein MLRIAIWILVAAASFSAAAAQEEPPSRFNLTVVVQGVDSAKGVVGLVLFSTPNGWPEDVADSFRHMAVPSQPGTSTMVVSDLPAGRYAIAVIHDLNENMRLDKNWLGKPKEQWGMSNNPHAMLRAPSFQDAEFDLMRNEQITIRLQ; encoded by the coding sequence ATGCTCAGGATTGCCATCTGGATCCTTGTAGCCGCCGCGAGTTTCAGCGCTGCAGCTGCTCAGGAAGAACCGCCGAGCCGGTTCAATCTGACCGTAGTTGTCCAGGGCGTGGACAGCGCGAAGGGCGTCGTCGGACTGGTCCTCTTCTCCACTCCTAATGGCTGGCCTGAGGACGTCGCGGACTCTTTCCGTCATATGGCGGTTCCTTCGCAACCTGGCACCAGCACGATGGTCGTGAGCGATCTTCCAGCCGGCCGCTACGCGATCGCCGTAATTCACGATTTGAATGAGAACATGAGGCTCGACAAGAACTGGCTGGGCAAACCAAAAGAACAATGGGGAATGTCGAACAACCCACATGCCATGCTCAGAGCGCCGTCATTTCAGGATGCGGAATTTGATCTCATGCGGAACGAGCAGATCACGATTCGGCTGCAATAG
- the nusB gene encoding transcription antitermination factor NusB, giving the protein MGTRRKSRELALQMLFQADMGKQESEQVRKTFWSERKEMDESVRGFADDIFRIATERGEAIDKIIESHAANWRMERMAAVDRNVMRAAVAELMGFPQTPAPIVINEALEIARKFSSPESVNFINGVLDSVAKELRGHAAGKE; this is encoded by the coding sequence ATGGGCACACGAAGGAAATCGCGCGAACTGGCGTTGCAGATGCTGTTCCAGGCCGACATGGGAAAACAGGAGTCGGAACAGGTCCGCAAGACGTTCTGGTCGGAGCGTAAGGAGATGGACGAATCCGTTCGCGGCTTCGCCGACGACATCTTCCGCATTGCGACGGAGCGCGGAGAAGCAATCGACAAGATCATTGAGTCGCACGCCGCCAACTGGCGCATGGAACGCATGGCCGCCGTTGACCGCAACGTGATGCGTGCTGCTGTGGCCGAGTTGATGGGATTCCCGCAGACGCCCGCGCCGATCGTGATCAACGAAGCACTCGAAATCGCGCGGAAATTCTCGAGCCCGGAATCGGTGAACTTCATCAACGGCGTGCTCGACAGCGTAGCGAAGGAACTCAGGGGACATGCAGCCGGTAAGGAGTAG
- the rbfA gene encoding 30S ribosome-binding factor RbfA produces MENRQFEHHRGRLAEALREEISAMVEGELGDPRIGLATVTDVLMAPDGKAAHVMVAVVGDEKEAENTIKGLTAATGFIRHEVADRLRLRHAPELFFRLDKSEQYESRIDELLKRLQKRRK; encoded by the coding sequence ATGGAAAATCGGCAATTTGAACATCATCGGGGACGGTTGGCGGAAGCGTTGCGAGAAGAGATTTCCGCGATGGTCGAGGGCGAATTGGGCGATCCGCGAATCGGTTTGGCGACCGTTACGGACGTGTTGATGGCGCCTGACGGGAAAGCTGCTCACGTGATGGTGGCGGTAGTCGGCGACGAAAAGGAAGCCGAGAATACGATTAAAGGATTAACCGCTGCGACGGGATTTATCCGTCATGAAGTGGCGGATCGGTTGCGGTTGCGCCATGCGCCGGAACTGTTTTTTCGATTGGACAAGTCGGAACAGTACGAGTCTAGAATTGACGAGCTGCTGAAAAGGCTTCAGAAACGGCGGAAGTAA
- a CDS encoding DUF2621 family protein, producing MNWSDEASSIVEELLRDLPAPVREGVQDASAMRAETLTKDDGEDEVSMEVAVRAFIESTPEDLRSRLKHSLTYHGIDPEEYEDAFAS from the coding sequence ATGAATTGGTCAGACGAAGCAAGTTCAATCGTAGAGGAATTATTGCGCGATTTGCCGGCGCCGGTGCGCGAAGGCGTACAGGATGCGTCGGCGATGAGGGCAGAGACGTTGACAAAGGATGACGGGGAGGACGAGGTCTCGATGGAAGTAGCAGTCCGAGCTTTCATCGAAAGCACCCCGGAAGATCTGCGAAGCAGGTTGAAGCATTCCCTCACTTATCACGGAATCGATCCGGAAGAATACGAGGACGCGTTCGCCTCATAA
- the nusA gene encoding transcription termination factor NusA, translating into MASELYNTIDAISREKGIDPQIVVSAVEDAIVVATRKYYKTQENLRAELDKDTGQIRAYAVKSVVETPEQIEDPVNQITLEDALKIDEGAQVGGEIYIQKSTEGLGRIAAQLAKQVIFQKVREAERDTVFQEYNTRVAEIVNATVKRTEGQDVVFDIGKTEARMPKKEQSRLESFAVGERVRVVILRVEKASKGPQVVVSRAAPDLVQHLFQTEVPEIYDGTVQIRAIAREAGERTKIAVMSKDKDVDPVGACVGMKGMRVQSIIRELRGEKIDIIEYHEDPVVFAEKALQPAKVSRVTVVDASDKHLEVIVDDSQLSLAIGKKGQNVRLAAKLLGWKIDIKSEEEKRQEVEQQMQAVMNQTVTPLENVPDLGESVIEKLAAAGVTSVEALADMTPEQLEAIEGIGPKTVEKISIAVNNYFSSLETAEVPEGGYEATEEGAGEATEEATLDAGPDQVEGEPTGDPVQNDGTGVEPVPHSDYDDLLERQQTTEAIIETSVEDAPNADEEEVHSHGEHPDEQNIPEEKK; encoded by the coding sequence ATGGCTAGCGAGCTTTACAACACAATTGACGCGATCAGCCGGGAAAAAGGAATTGACCCGCAGATTGTAGTGAGCGCGGTGGAAGACGCCATCGTTGTGGCGACCCGCAAATACTACAAGACGCAGGAGAACCTCCGGGCCGAACTGGACAAGGACACCGGGCAGATCCGCGCGTATGCGGTGAAGTCCGTGGTGGAAACGCCGGAACAGATTGAAGACCCGGTGAACCAGATCACCCTGGAGGATGCCCTCAAAATTGACGAAGGGGCGCAGGTCGGCGGCGAGATCTACATCCAGAAGTCGACGGAAGGGCTGGGCCGAATCGCGGCGCAACTTGCGAAGCAAGTGATCTTCCAGAAGGTCCGCGAAGCCGAACGGGACACCGTCTTCCAGGAATACAACACCCGTGTCGCCGAGATTGTGAACGCCACGGTGAAGCGCACCGAGGGCCAGGACGTCGTCTTTGATATCGGCAAGACGGAAGCGCGTATGCCGAAAAAAGAACAATCGCGCCTGGAGTCTTTTGCCGTTGGCGAACGCGTGCGCGTTGTGATTCTTCGCGTAGAAAAGGCCTCTAAGGGACCTCAGGTTGTGGTGTCGCGTGCGGCACCGGACCTGGTGCAGCACTTGTTCCAGACGGAAGTACCGGAAATCTATGACGGCACAGTGCAGATCCGTGCGATTGCCCGCGAGGCGGGTGAGCGTACCAAGATCGCCGTCATGTCGAAAGACAAGGACGTGGACCCGGTGGGTGCCTGCGTCGGCATGAAGGGCATGCGCGTTCAGTCGATCATCCGCGAATTGCGCGGCGAGAAGATCGACATCATCGAGTATCACGAAGACCCGGTGGTCTTCGCAGAAAAAGCGCTCCAACCCGCGAAGGTAAGCCGTGTGACAGTTGTGGACGCATCCGACAAGCACCTGGAAGTGATCGTGGATGACAGCCAACTGTCGCTGGCGATCGGCAAGAAGGGCCAGAACGTAAGGCTGGCGGCGAAGCTGCTCGGCTGGAAGATCGACATCAAGAGCGAGGAAGAGAAGCGCCAGGAAGTCGAACAGCAGATGCAGGCAGTGATGAACCAGACTGTGACTCCGCTGGAGAACGTTCCGGATCTGGGCGAGTCTGTGATCGAGAAGCTGGCTGCGGCCGGAGTGACCTCGGTGGAAGCCCTGGCCGATATGACGCCTGAGCAACTTGAGGCTATTGAAGGAATCGGCCCGAAGACAGTGGAAAAAATCAGTATTGCGGTCAATAATTACTTCTCCAGCCTGGAGACAGCGGAAGTGCCGGAAGGTGGTTATGAAGCCACCGAGGAAGGTGCTGGCGAAGCGACGGAAGAAGCGACGCTTGACGCTGGGCCAGACCAGGTAGAAGGGGAACCGACAGGCGATCCGGTCCAGAACGATGGAACGGGCGTCGAGCCGGTACCGCACTCCGATTACGACGATCTACTCGAACGGCAACAAACCACCGAGGCGATCATCGAAACGTCGGTGGAAGACGCTCCGAATGCGGATGAAGAAGAAGTTCACTCGCATGGGGAGCATCCGGACGAGCAGAATATCCCGGAAGAAAAGAAGTAA
- the infB gene encoding translation initiation factor IF-2 → MVDKIRINDLARELEVKSRAILDVLPKVGVTEKKTHSSSISVEEAEKVKAHFRQGGGDGPRPASRRATAEEEIKPKFDFSHISKPGDALRAMLQKQTAPAAPPKPAAPVAAKPASPPPPVAAKPATPPPPKPAPPPVVEPPVEQKPPVAAAPPAAPVEPPAPIESEIEPEVSTTPAVPPTTPRLITPQPRQAPRIVIPPPPAAAVPPPEKEEPEPVEEVAASPEPTVQHKPEPPAPVAKPATPARPAAPQPPPRRLIVPQTGPRPVYTAPVRPPSTPAPNMGTTRPPQGRPMPGRPVPGQPIFQRPRPQGAAGSPAGRPPLRPGERRPMHPTRSAPGGMRPGMGGPGMAPPPPPPGPSRAPGRRPGQRYVPRGVKEGPMKGFVPPPRMQVSNEPLPITRAITITEGISVKDLAEKLSIRAKDLIARLLARGVFATINQTLDAELASDMARQFGASTDVITFEQQAEQEMLSGDAAIEDAVNQQVRPPVVTIMGHVDHGKTSLLDAIRHTAVAEGEAGGITQHIGAYKVRISDPNSPAYGRQIVFLDTPGHEAFTRMRARGAKVTDIVVLVVAADDGVMPQTIEAIDHAKAAGVPLIVAVNKIDKPDAMPERVKKQLADRGLMPEDWGGTTVFVDVSAKQGTNLNLLMEMICLVADLQELKANPERSASGVVIEAKLDRGRGPVATVLVENGTLKTGDYFVVGNVFGRVRAMFDDRSNALDTAGPSTPVEILGLEGLPQAGDQFTAVADREKAVGVSEYRQQKAREAALAKTSKVSLEGLAEQLKSEGTKELSIILKGDVGGSVEVLTDLLTKLSNEKVKIKILRSGVGAITESDVLLASASNAIIIGFNVRPERKAQELAEQEKVDIRLHSIIYELQDEIKRAMTGMLEPVFKETYLGRAEVRDTFRVPKVGTIAGCYVQDGTIKRDAQVRLLRDNVVIFTGKVGSLRRFKEDVGEVRNGMECGIGIAGYGDIKVGDVIEAFVTEKVAAEAIA, encoded by the coding sequence ATGGTAGATAAGATTCGAATTAACGACCTGGCGAGAGAGTTGGAAGTCAAGAGCAGAGCAATTCTTGACGTTCTGCCAAAGGTCGGGGTAACGGAAAAGAAGACTCACTCAAGTTCCATCAGTGTCGAAGAAGCTGAAAAGGTGAAGGCGCATTTCCGCCAAGGTGGCGGAGATGGTCCGAGACCGGCCAGCCGTCGGGCGACTGCGGAAGAAGAGATCAAGCCGAAGTTTGATTTCTCCCACATCTCGAAGCCCGGCGATGCCCTAAGGGCAATGTTACAGAAGCAGACGGCCCCCGCGGCGCCGCCGAAGCCGGCAGCACCGGTTGCGGCGAAGCCTGCCTCGCCGCCTCCTCCTGTCGCAGCGAAGCCGGCAACACCGCCGCCGCCGAAACCCGCACCGCCTCCGGTTGTGGAACCGCCGGTCGAGCAAAAACCGCCCGTTGCTGCTGCGCCGCCCGCAGCGCCCGTTGAACCACCGGCACCCATTGAGAGTGAGATCGAACCCGAAGTGTCTACGACCCCGGCTGTTCCGCCTACCACACCTCGCCTGATTACTCCGCAGCCGCGCCAAGCTCCGCGCATCGTAATACCTCCGCCTCCTGCTGCCGCAGTGCCGCCGCCGGAGAAAGAGGAGCCGGAACCGGTCGAAGAGGTCGCTGCTTCGCCCGAGCCAACAGTTCAACATAAGCCAGAGCCACCGGCCCCGGTTGCGAAGCCTGCAACTCCGGCGCGTCCGGCAGCACCGCAACCGCCTCCACGGAGGTTGATCGTGCCGCAAACGGGACCGCGTCCGGTGTACACGGCCCCGGTGCGTCCACCGTCGACGCCGGCTCCGAACATGGGGACCACGCGTCCGCCACAGGGCCGTCCGATGCCGGGTCGTCCGGTACCGGGTCAGCCGATTTTCCAGCGCCCACGGCCGCAAGGTGCGGCAGGCTCGCCGGCGGGTCGTCCGCCGCTGCGTCCGGGCGAACGACGTCCGATGCACCCGACACGCTCCGCGCCGGGGGGTATGCGTCCGGGAATGGGTGGTCCGGGCATGGCTCCGCCGCCACCGCCTCCGGGTCCGTCACGTGCGCCAGGACGGCGTCCGGGACAACGCTATGTTCCGCGTGGCGTGAAAGAAGGCCCGATGAAGGGCTTCGTTCCACCACCGCGTATGCAGGTGTCGAACGAGCCACTTCCGATTACAAGAGCGATCACGATCACGGAAGGTATCAGCGTGAAGGACTTGGCGGAAAAGCTGAGTATTCGCGCGAAGGACCTGATTGCACGTCTGTTGGCGCGCGGTGTGTTCGCGACCATCAACCAGACGCTCGACGCGGAACTGGCCAGCGACATGGCTCGTCAGTTCGGTGCATCGACGGACGTGATTACGTTCGAGCAACAGGCCGAGCAGGAAATGCTGTCTGGTGATGCCGCCATCGAAGATGCGGTCAACCAGCAGGTGCGCCCGCCGGTGGTCACCATCATGGGCCACGTCGATCACGGCAAAACCAGCCTGCTCGACGCGATTCGCCACACGGCCGTTGCTGAAGGCGAAGCGGGTGGAATCACCCAGCACATCGGTGCATACAAGGTACGGATTAGTGATCCGAACTCACCTGCGTATGGACGCCAGATTGTGTTCCTCGATACCCCGGGCCACGAGGCGTTTACACGTATGCGCGCCCGTGGTGCGAAGGTCACCGACATCGTGGTGCTGGTGGTTGCAGCCGACGACGGTGTGATGCCGCAAACCATTGAAGCTATCGACCACGCAAAGGCCGCCGGTGTGCCGTTGATCGTTGCGGTCAACAAGATCGACAAGCCCGATGCGATGCCGGAACGCGTGAAGAAGCAGTTGGCCGATCGCGGACTGATGCCGGAAGACTGGGGCGGCACCACGGTGTTCGTGGACGTCTCGGCGAAGCAGGGGACGAACCTGAACCTGCTGATGGAAATGATCTGCCTTGTCGCCGACCTGCAGGAACTGAAAGCAAATCCGGAGCGTTCGGCGTCGGGCGTGGTGATCGAAGCGAAACTCGATCGTGGACGCGGTCCGGTAGCGACGGTGCTCGTCGAGAACGGAACGCTGAAAACGGGCGACTATTTTGTGGTCGGCAACGTCTTCGGGCGTGTCCGCGCCATGTTCGACGATCGCAGCAATGCACTCGACACAGCCGGACCTTCGACGCCGGTCGAAATTCTCGGCTTGGAAGGACTGCCGCAGGCAGGCGACCAGTTTACGGCCGTCGCTGACCGCGAAAAGGCTGTGGGCGTTTCCGAGTACCGCCAGCAGAAGGCGCGTGAAGCTGCGCTGGCAAAAACGTCCAAGGTTTCGCTGGAAGGTTTGGCGGAACAGCTCAAGAGCGAAGGCACGAAGGAGCTGTCCATCATTCTCAAGGGCGACGTGGGCGGTTCCGTGGAAGTGCTGACTGACCTCTTGACGAAGCTCTCGAACGAGAAGGTGAAGATCAAGATCCTCCGCTCAGGCGTGGGCGCGATCACCGAATCGGACGTGCTGCTGGCCTCGGCATCGAACGCGATCATTATTGGCTTCAACGTACGGCCGGAACGCAAGGCGCAGGAACTCGCCGAGCAGGAAAAGGTCGATATCCGCTTGCACTCGATCATTTACGAGTTGCAGGACGAGATCAAGCGCGCGATGACCGGCATGCTCGAACCCGTATTCAAGGAGACTTACCTTGGACGCGCGGAAGTTCGCGATACTTTCCGAGTGCCGAAGGTTGGCACAATCGCCGGCTGTTACGTGCAGGACGGCACCATCAAGCGCGACGCGCAGGTTCGATTGCTGCGTGACAACGTGGTGATCTTCACCGGCAAAGTTGGATCGCTGCGGCGCTTCAAGGAAGACGTCGGCGAAGTACGCAACGGTATGGAATGCGGTATTGGCATCGCAGGATACGGCGACATCAAGGTCGGCGACGTGATTGAAGCGTTCGTGACCGAGAAGGTCGCAGCCGAAGCGATCGCTTAA
- a CDS encoding bifunctional oligoribonuclease/PAP phosphatase NrnA — MLEQVLKEIEQRERFVLTSHARPDGDAIGSVLACGEILRQMGKDAEVVLHDAVPQIYRPLPFAENVKKAEQVNGKFEAAILLECDSLQRTQIRGLDQHFLISIDHHATGKPFANVNWIEPSACATAEMIFWLAQQAGVKITPEIATCLYTAVLTDTGSFCFVGTNERTFALAQELVRAGADPARIAQSVYFSNTTAKMRLLGLALSHLHREKSVAWMHVTREQMDRVEARDEDCEGLVNYVLAIEGVEVAMFFREQTPQRWRVSLRSKGLVNVAEVATYFGGGGHHCASGCSLEGPLSVVTERVGAQLRIVAPSDSGVDKIMHWRT; from the coding sequence ATGCTGGAACAGGTCCTGAAAGAGATCGAGCAACGGGAGCGTTTTGTGCTGACATCGCACGCGCGTCCGGATGGCGATGCCATCGGCTCGGTGCTGGCTTGCGGCGAGATCCTGCGCCAGATGGGCAAGGACGCCGAAGTCGTGTTGCACGATGCTGTTCCACAGATCTATCGTCCGTTGCCGTTTGCGGAGAATGTGAAGAAAGCGGAGCAGGTCAACGGGAAGTTCGAAGCGGCAATCCTGCTCGAGTGTGACAGCCTGCAGAGAACCCAGATCCGTGGACTCGACCAGCATTTTCTGATCAGCATCGACCATCACGCTACGGGTAAGCCCTTCGCGAACGTCAACTGGATCGAACCTTCCGCCTGCGCGACCGCGGAGATGATTTTCTGGCTGGCGCAGCAAGCGGGAGTGAAAATCACGCCGGAGATCGCGACCTGCCTCTACACGGCGGTACTTACGGACACGGGCTCGTTCTGCTTTGTCGGAACCAACGAGCGGACGTTTGCGCTAGCGCAGGAACTTGTACGGGCGGGCGCGGACCCTGCGAGGATTGCCCAGAGCGTTTACTTCTCGAACACGACCGCGAAAATGCGCCTGCTGGGTCTGGCGCTCTCCCATCTGCATAGGGAGAAAAGCGTCGCCTGGATGCACGTCACGCGCGAGCAAATGGACCGTGTGGAAGCCCGCGATGAGGACTGCGAAGGCCTCGTAAATTACGTGCTGGCCATCGAAGGCGTGGAAGTAGCGATGTTCTTCCGCGAGCAGACTCCGCAGCGCTGGCGCGTGAGCCTAAGAAGCAAAGGGCTGGTGAACGTAGCCGAGGTCGCGACATATTTCGGCGGTGGCGGCCATCATTGTGCCAGCGGATGTTCGCTGGAAGGTCCGCTCTCAGTCGTCACCGAGCGGGTGGGCGCTCAGTTGAGAATCGTCGCTCCCAGCGACAGCGGCGTGGACAAGATCATGCACTGGCGCACGTAG
- the amrS gene encoding AmmeMemoRadiSam system radical SAM enzyme, translating to MLSLKEILNQNVAEAAPELVEPLERNRLRCYSCGHECPIPEGQAGVCKVRFNQGGKLYVPWGYVGGVQCDPIEKKPFFHVHPGALAYSFGMLGCDLHCSYCQNWVTSQALRDPSAVSPPLQASPEQLVRQAKRQGAKVLVSTYNEPLITSEWAVAIFKEAKAAGLDTAFVSNGNGTPQVLEYLRPWIDYYKVDLKSFDDRHYRQLGGRLEPILRTIRQLKEMGIWVEIVTLVIPDFNDSDDELKQMAEFLVSVSPEIPWHVTAFHQDYRMTDPADTPASTLKRAAKIGREAGLKFVYAGNLPGRVGDLENTYCPNCRELLVERYGYLIEKYNVAADGSCPKCHTQVPGRWGQKFEGQITATPYAAGLRVVSS from the coding sequence ATGTTGTCGTTAAAAGAGATCTTGAATCAGAACGTAGCCGAAGCCGCTCCGGAGCTGGTGGAACCGCTCGAGCGCAACCGGTTGCGGTGTTATTCGTGCGGGCATGAGTGCCCGATCCCCGAGGGGCAGGCCGGTGTCTGCAAAGTAAGGTTTAACCAGGGCGGAAAGCTGTACGTGCCATGGGGATATGTCGGCGGCGTGCAGTGCGACCCGATTGAGAAGAAACCGTTCTTCCATGTGCATCCGGGAGCGTTGGCTTATAGCTTTGGCATGCTCGGATGCGACCTCCACTGCTCGTACTGCCAGAACTGGGTGACGTCGCAGGCGTTAAGGGACCCGAGCGCGGTGTCGCCACCGTTGCAAGCGTCGCCGGAGCAGTTAGTGCGCCAGGCGAAGCGGCAGGGAGCGAAGGTGCTGGTGAGCACCTATAACGAGCCGCTCATCACCTCCGAATGGGCGGTTGCCATATTCAAGGAAGCGAAGGCCGCCGGGCTGGACACGGCATTCGTCTCCAACGGAAACGGTACGCCGCAAGTGCTGGAGTATCTGCGCCCGTGGATCGACTACTACAAAGTTGACCTGAAGAGCTTCGACGACCGGCACTATCGCCAGTTGGGCGGCCGCCTGGAGCCGATTCTGCGGACGATCCGGCAATTGAAAGAGATGGGCATCTGGGTCGAGATCGTCACCCTTGTGATCCCCGACTTCAACGACTCCGACGATGAGTTGAAGCAGATGGCGGAGTTCCTGGTGAGCGTTTCGCCGGAAATCCCGTGGCACGTGACGGCGTTTCACCAGGACTACAGGATGACCGATCCCGCGGATACGCCGGCGTCAACGCTGAAACGTGCCGCAAAGATAGGCCGCGAAGCGGGACTGAAGTTCGTCTATGCCGGAAACCTGCCGGGCCGCGTAGGCGATCTGGAGAACACGTATTGCCCGAACTGCCGGGAACTGTTGGTGGAGCGCTACGGATACCTGATCGAAAAGTACAACGTTGCTGCCGACGGTTCCTGTCCGAAGTGCCACACGCAGGTGCCGGGCAGGTGGGGACAGAAGTTCGAAGGTCAGATTACGGCGACTCCCTATGCGGCGGGATTGCGAGTAGTTAGCAGCTAG
- a CDS encoding TonB family protein, translating to MKRVLACAGVLLLVCVVEFLAQEPRVVGTVSLVELSKPEYPKLAHMANIVGDVVVEITVQPEGTAEAVLVNGHPMLSSSALASARMSRFECKDCRGPGKYSLVYSFKLKDSDDCCAALSRSAEIMSEAQFAKTQITLLAEKSCLCDPATTVEKKKRSIKCLYLWKCSAG from the coding sequence GTGAAACGAGTGCTCGCTTGCGCCGGAGTGTTGTTGCTGGTCTGCGTTGTGGAATTTCTAGCTCAAGAGCCGCGTGTGGTCGGGACAGTATCGCTGGTAGAACTCTCGAAGCCGGAATATCCAAAGCTAGCGCACATGGCGAATATAGTAGGGGACGTAGTGGTTGAGATAACGGTCCAGCCGGAAGGGACTGCGGAAGCCGTTCTCGTCAATGGTCATCCAATGTTGAGTAGCTCTGCACTTGCGAGTGCGAGGATGTCACGGTTCGAATGCAAGGATTGTCGCGGTCCCGGAAAGTACTCGCTCGTATATTCCTTCAAGTTGAAAGATTCCGACGATTGCTGCGCTGCGTTGTCGCGATCGGCTGAGATTATGTCGGAGGCACAGTTCGCAAAGACTCAGATCACCTTACTTGCCGAGAAATCGTGCCTCTGCGATCCGGCCACAACCGTTGAGAAGAAGAAGCGGTCGATCAAGTGCCTGTATCTGTGGAAGTGCTCGGCTGGATAG